The Verrucomicrobiia bacterium region AAAAGGCATGTTTTTTGCTTTGTAAATCATCAAGCCCTCAGATTTAAATTGCAAAAAATCTGGTCTAATCGGGGAAGTTCCCATGGCTCCGCTACGCATGAAAAAAACAGACAAAGTGAAAGAATCGCAGCCTGCCAAGAAGATTTCCGCCAAGACCAAACCCGCCGCGCGTTTGCAGAAAAAACCCGAAGAAAAAAAACTTCCCGTCCGCCGCAATCTCGTCGCCGAAGCGCGCCTGAAGGCCGCGCTGCCGTCCAAGCCGCTCAGAACTCCGGCCAAGGCCGCTAAGGAAACGCTGACTTCCCCGGAAATTTTCGGGCCGGCCAAATCCGCGCCTGATGCGGCCTCCGTGCGTGAAATTTTCAAGATGCCGGCGGAACTGCCGGCCAATTACGGCGATAACATGATTTACCTGCTCGTGCGCGACCCGTATTACCTTTACACGTATTGGGAAATCCAGAAGGACCATCAGGAGCGGACGCTCGCGAAACTCGGCGGCAATTGGGCGGACGTCCGGTCCATCCTGCGCATTTATGACACGAGCGACAAAAAAAGCGCCGCGTCTTTTTTCGACATCGAACTCCAGAACATGGCCGTCAACTGGTTCATTAATGTAGAACCGGGCCGCAATTATGTCGTAGAAATCGGACTGCTGCATAAAGACGGCCGGTTTCTGGCGCTGGCGCGATCGAACGAAGTCGCCACGCCGCGCGCGTCTGTCTCCGACGTGCTGGACGAAGAATGGATGGGCCTGGATTTTGAAAAGCTCTTTGCCCTGTCCGGCGGTTTCCACGCGGGCAGGAGCTCCTCCGAAGACGTCAAGGAATGGCTGCAGAAGCACATCCAGGCGGGCATTTCTTCGGGATCCGGCGGGAGCATCTCGAGCCTTTCCAGCCCGGTCAAAGGAAAGCAGCGCGGCTTCTGGTTCGTGCTGGATTGCGAAGTCATCGTCTACGGCGCCACCGAACCTGACGCCGCCGTGACGTTCCAGGGCCGTCCCGTGAAGCTGCGTCCGGACGGCACGTTCTCTTTCAGGTTTTCCCTCCCGGATGGAAAGTTCGTATTCGACGCGCGCGCGGTTTCGGCCGACGGCCTGGAAGAGCGCGTGATTACCCCCACCGTGCAAAGGACCACGGACCGACCGGCCCCCGTCATCAAATCTGAAGAAAAGGTGTAAGGTCGTCATGGAAAAAGGGCTTTTGTCCATCATCTTGCATGCCCACTTGCCTTTCGTGCGGCATCCCGAGCACGAATATTTCCTGGAAGAAAATTGGTTTTACGAGGCGATCACCGAGACTTACGTCCCGCTGATCAACATGTTCGAAGGCCTGGAAAAAGACAGGGTGGCGTGCCGCATCACCATGTCGCTCACGCCAACACTGATTTCGATGCTGCGGGACGGCCTGCTCCAGGATCGTTACGTACGCCACATCGACAAGCTGATCGAACTGGCCAACAAAGAGGTGGAACGCACCCGGTTCCAGCCGGAATTCAACGAAACCGCGCTTCATTATTATTGGCATTTTACGCAGGCGCGGGAGACTTTTGTGAACCGCTACGGCAGGGACCTCACCACCGCGTTCAAGAAATTCCAGGACGCGGGGCTGCTCGAAATCATTACCTGCTCGGCCACGCACGCGTTTCTCCCGCTCAATCACCGGACCGGCGCTTCGGTGCGCGCGCAGATTTCCACCGCGGTCCGGCAGTATGAAGACGTGATGGGGCGCAGGCCTGCCGGCATCTGGCTTCCCGAATGCGGCTATTATCCCGGCGTGGACTCGTTCCTCAAGGAAGAGGGCATCCGCTATTTCCTGGTCGACACGCACGGGCTTCTCTACGCGTCGCCGCGTCCCAAGTACGGCATTTTCGCGCCGGTCTATTGTCCGTCGGGCGTGGCGGCTTTCGGGCGCGACGTGGAATCTTCCAAGCAGGTCTGGTCCGCCATCGAAGGCTATCCCGGCGACGCGGACTACCGCGAATTTTACCGCGACATCGGCTTTGACCTCGACTACGACTACATCAAGCCCTACATTTCTCCCGACGGTCTGCGGGTCAATACAGGCATCAAGTATTACCGCATCACGGGCTCGAACCACAAGCAGCCTTATGTCCGTTCGCGCGCCGTGGAAAAAGCCGCGAGTCATGCCGGCAATTTCATGTACAACCGCGAAAAGCAGGTGGAATACCTGTTCGAATTCCTCGGGCGCAAGCCGGTCATCGTGGCGCCCTACGACGCGGAACTCTACGGCCACTGGTGGTATGAAGGCCCCGAGTTCCTGAACTTTCTCATCCGCAAAGTCGCGTTCGACCAGAAGACGGTACGCCTGGCCACGCCGTCGGACTACCTGAGGGAATATCCGGTCAACCAGGTTTCCACACCTTCCACGTCGAGCTGGGGGTACAAGGGTTACGCGGAAACGTGGCTGAACGACACCAATGGCTGGATCTACAAGCATCTGCACAAGGCGGCGCTGCGGATGAGCGAATTGGCCAACCGCTTCAAGGATCAGGATCCGCTGAAGCAGCGGGCACTCAACCAGGCCGTGCGCGAACTCTTTCTCGCGCAGTCGAGCGATTGGGCTTTCATCATGCATACCGGCACCATGGTCCCGTACGCGGAAAAAAGGACCAAGGACCACATCCTCAATTTCACCAAGATCTACGACGACCTGATGCAAAACCAGGTCAACGAAAGCTGGCTGGCGGAATTGGAAAGCAGGGACAACATTTTCCCCAAAGTGGATTATCACGTCTTCTGCGGGGAATAACCCCCGTTCAAACCGAAAGGAGCACGACATGCGAGATGAATATAATGCCATCGGCGAAGCCGCCGGAAAAATCTACCGCGCCCTCGAACAGGGGGAACAGGCAGTTTCCAAACTGCAGAAAGCCTCCCAGGTCAGCGATGAAGCGCTTTTCAATCAGGCGCTCGGCTGGCTCGCGCGCGAAGAGAAAGTCACGTTCAAGGCCGGAAAGACGCCGAAAGTGGCGCTTTGTTCCGCCGGAGCGGTCCGCTAATCCGCGGCAGGGGAGAGATTCCTGTTCGCGGGAATCTCTCCTTGTCCGTGTCCCCAAGCCCCCAACGGGCTCGAAGCAGTTTCTTTTTGCAATTCCAGCGTTCCTTCAGCATAATCTTTCAGGGACGTCCCTTCACCGTTATATCCCAGGCATTTAGGAATCGTTCATGACAAAACCGGTCTGCATTTGCTTTCACGGGCATTTTTACCAGCCCCCGCGCGAAAATGCCTGGATCGAAGACATCGAACGCCAGGAAAGCGCCGCCCCTTTCCACGACTGGAACGAGCGCATCTATTCCGAGTGCTACCTCCCCGGCGCGCGCGCCCGCGTCATCGGCCACGACGGCAAGATCGTGGACATCGTCAGCAATTACGAAAAAATGAGTTTCAACTTCGGGCCCACGCTCATGTCCTGGATCGAGATCAAGCATCCGGACACCTATCAGGCCATCCTCCAGGCCGACCGGCACAGCATGAAGATGCACCAGGGGCACGGCAACGCCATCGCTCAGGCTTACAATCACGTGATCCTGCCGCTCGCGAATGCGCGCGACAAAAAAACTCAGGTGCACTGGGGCCTGCGGGAATTCCGGCACCGTTTCGGGCGCGAGGCCGAGGCTATGTGGCTTCCGGAAACGGCCTGCAATGAAGAAACTCTGGAGGCGCTGGTGGAAGAGGGCGTGAAGTTCATCCTCCTCGAGCCGCATCAGGCCGAAGAAGTGAAGCCGCTTGCCGGCGGCGAATGGCGCGGCGTGGGTTCCGGACAGATCGACCCGCGCCATGCTTACCGCTGCTTCCTCAAGAAAGACCCGTCCAAGCACATCGACATTTTTTTCTACGACGGCCCGATTTCCAAGTCCATCGGTTTCGAAAGCGTGCTTGCCGACGCCAAGCACCTCATGCACCGCATCGAAGGCGCGATCGTGGACCACGGACACAAGCCGCAGCTCATCCATGTCGCGACCGACGGCGAAACTTACGGCCATCACAAGCCGTTCGGCGAGCGCAGCCTCGCGTACTTCCTTTATACGATGGCCCGGGAGAAGGGCTACCGCGTCGTCAATTACGGGGAATACCTCGAAGAGAACCCGCCCGCGTTCCAGGTGCGCATCAAAGCCGGCGAGAACGGCGAGGGCACGTCCTGGAGCTGCGCGCACGGGGTCAAGCGCTGGAAGGAGCATTGCGGGTGCCGCGGCGGCGGGCCGGGGGAATGGACGCAGCATTGGCGCAAGCCTTTGCGCGACGCGCTCGACTGGCTGCGTGATGAGCTCGCAAAAGTTTTCGAGGCGCAGGGCGCGCCGTACCTCAAGGACGTCTGGGAGGCGCGCGACGATTACATCCACGTGATCCTCGACCGCAAGCCGCCCGTCGTTAAGGCGTTCTTCACGCGGCATGCCACGCACGCGCTCGCGCGCAAGGACATGACCTTGTGCCTGCAGCTTTTGGAGATGCAGCGCCACGCCATGCTGATGTACACGAGCTGCGGCTGGTTTTTCACCGAGATCTCGGGCATCGAGACCGTGCAGATCCTGCAGTACGCGGCCCGCGCCATGCAGCTTGCCCAGAGCGTCTCGGGCGTGAACCTGGAGCCGCAGTTCCTGGAAAAGCTCGCGCTCGCCAAAAGCAACGTCGAGGCTTACAAGGACGGCCGCGGCGTTTACGAGCAGCTGGTCAAGTCGAGCATCGCGACGCTCGAGCACATCGTAAGCTATTACGCGATCGGGTCGATCTTCGAGGATTATTACCCGCACAAGGAAAACCTCGATATTTACAGCTTCAACCTGCAGGTGGTCCAGCAGCGCAAGGAATCGTCCGGGAACGTGACGCTCAACATCGGCCGCGTGAAGATCACCTCCAAGGTCACGCTCGACGAGAAAGACCTGATCTTCGTGGCCGTGCAGATCGGGCTTTACGATTTCCGCTGCTCGGTCAAGGCGTTCGCGACCGACCGGGAACTGGAGAAGCTGGACCAGGAACTCTTCGACGAGCTGCACACGGGACACATCATCGAGCTGTTCAAGACGCTCGACCATTACTTCGGGGAAAAATATTTCGCGCTGAAAGACCTGCTGCTGGAAGACCGCCTCAGGATCATCACGCGGCTCACGCGCGAGCAGATCGAAAAGGTCAGCAAGTTTTACGAGCGGGTCTACGACGAAAACCGCAAGATCAACGAGATCTACCGCTCCATCAACCTGCCTATCCCTTCGGAATTCCGTTACGCGGCCGAGCACGTGCTCGCCAAAAGGCTGATGGAGGTGCTCCAGCAGCTTTCCAAACAGGGATTCCCGATCCGCAGGATGACCGCGGCAAACCGCATCATCGACGCGGCCAAATCGCTGAATGTGGAAATCACCAAGGGGCAGATCACCGAGTACCTGAATGCCGAACTGCGGCGGACGATCCAGCGGTTCGTCCAGAAGCCGGGGACAGACCTCATCCAGGAATGCCTGTGCATCTACAAACTTTCCAAAAGGATCGGGATCGAACTCAACCCCATGGACGCCCAGGACGATCTGTTTCAGCGGGTGCGGCATTGGCGGGAAAATCCCCAGGACATTCCGCCGGCCATCATGCCGTACGCCAATCAGTTTCTCCAGCTCATGGCGTCGCTGCATCTTTCGACCGCAGAATTGAAAAAACTGATGCAGAAATCGATGGCTTAACCCGGGAGACCGCCCATGTGGGATACCCTCCGCCAGATCGGATTGGCGGGCCTTGTCGACATCGGCTTCATGTCGCTTATCCTCTACAGCGTCCTCGTCTGGATCAAGAGGACGCGGGCCGCTTTTGTCCTGACGGGCATTATCATCATCTTCGGCGTTTACCTCCTGTCACGGCAATTCAACCTCGTCCTCACGTCCACGATCCTGGAAAATTTCTTCGCCATCATCCTGGTGGCGCTGGTCGTGATCTTCCAGGAAGAACTGCGGCATTTTTTCGAGCGCGTCGCGGTCTTCAGCTTCAATCCGAGGCTCCGCTTCCAGGGACGCAACCAGCTCTCGCGCGAGGAAACCGAGATTCTCGTGCGCACGCTCATGGACCTGGCCAAAGAGCGCATCGGCGCGCTTGTCGTGCTCAAAGGCAGCGACATCCTGGCGCGGCACCTGGAAGGCGGCATACGCCTCGGCGGCGAGATCAGCGAGGCGCTTTTGAAAAGCATCTTCGATCCGCATTCCATCGGCCATGACGGCGCGGTCGTCGTCGAAAAAAAGAAGATCACGCAATTTTCGGTTTACCTGCCGCTGACCAAAAACCTCCGGAACCTCGGAAAGGGCGGGACGCGCCACGCCGCGGCGCTCGGCCTCAGCGAATTGTGCGACGCGATGTGCCTTGTCGTTTCGGAGGAGCGGGGCACAATCTCCATGGCCCGCCACGGCAACATCTCGGTCGTGCGCAACGCGGAAGAGCTTGCCGTCATCATCGAGCGCTTCTACCAGGAAACCGACCCGCGCAAAGAGCCGCGGCCCTGGCAGGATTTCTTCAAGCAGAACAGCCAGGAAAAGCTCGTGGCATTTCTCCTGGCCCTCGCTTTCTGGTTCGTCTTCGCCCACGGCTCCGAACCGTCCAGCCGTTCTCTCCAGATCCCGGTTTCCACGGAAAAACTGTCCTCGCCGTGGAGCGTCGAAGTCATGGAGCCCAAGGAAGTGGAGCTGACCTTCCGCGGGCCGCGCAAGGCCTTTTATTTCTGGGGCCACGGCAAAGTCAGGATGTCCCTGGGCGTGCGCAAGGAAGAGGGCGTCCACAAGATCCGGCTGACCCCCCAGAATTTTTCTTTTCCCAAAGACCTCGTGCTCGAATCCATCAATCCCGATGAAGTGCGCCTCAACGTCGACAACACGCAGACGGGCAAGGGATGATCAAAAAAGCGACGCCGAGGCCCGGTTATTTTTCAGGCCTTGCTTATCTAATTCCCGGCCGCCCCCCCAGAGAAAAAGAAGTGAATTTATTTTCCGGAAAGCCGTCCTTTTAGAGGTTGGCAATGACTAGGCCCCGTGCTTTGGCAGGTTATAAGACGCAGGAAGGCCGGGCGTAAACTCTTTGTAAATGACTGCGTATGCGGCTTTTGGGAAATTTTAAGGGCCAAAAATTCATTGCAATTTAAAGGAGCAATGATCAGAATAGCGCTTCTATGAACACACTCTTCATCCCCCCCTCGCCTCGGAGGTTTTCCATGAAAAAGATTTTTTCCATCGCCTTTTTTGTCCTCATTCTGGGTTTGCCCGCGTCGTCGCAGGCCGCGACCTACAATCTGGATGCAGACCACACCACCATCAATTTCAAAGTCCATCACCTGATTTCGTGGGTGAACGGCCAGTTCAAACAGTTTGAAGGCACATTCGATTACGAACCCGGCAAGCCGGAGACCTGGAAGGCGAAGGCCACGATCCAGGCCGCGAGCATCGATACCGGCGTGGCGCCGCGCGACAAACACCTGCGCAGTCCGGAGTTTTTTGACGTCGATCAATTTCCCACGCTCACATTCGAGAGCACCAAGGCCACGGCGGTCGACGACAAGCACGCGAAGCTCGAGGGCAACCTCACAATTCACGGCGTGACCAAGCCGGTCGTGCTCGACGTTGAGATCCTGGGCGAAGTCAAAGATCCGTGGGGTAATCAGCTCGCGGGCTTCACCGCGACCACCACCATCAACCGCAAGGATTTCGGGCTGACCTGGAACAAGACCGTGGAAACCGGACAGCTCCTTGTGGGCGAAGACGTGCAGATCACGATCGAAGTTTCCGGCATGAAGGCAGGGGCCGAGCAGGCGCCGGCGGCATCATAAGAAGAGCAGAGAAAAAGTCAGTGCAGCAACATCCGGGATTAAAGCCCCGGGTGAAGTCAACCAGCAGTACAAAGGAGGATTCAATGGAAAAGAACAAGAAGAAGGCTTTATTGGCTGCTTCCATGGCCGGTCTCATGGCCGTCGCGGGCGCTGTGATTCTGCCCGGACTCGCCCATGCGGAAGGCGTTCAGTGCCATGGCGTGAACAGCTGCAAAGGCACGGGCGAATGCGGCGGCAAGGGTCATAGCTGCGCCGGTAAGAACGCCTGCAAGGGCCAGGGCTGGATCACGGCTGCCGATGACGCTGCCTGCACGGCTCAGGGCGGCACGCTGAAAGAAGCGGCTGAATAATTAAACGCCGAGGTTGACGTGAAAGCGCAACAGGACAACAGTGCCTCCCCGTCGTGGCCGGTTCTTGGCT contains the following coding sequences:
- a CDS encoding 1,4-alpha-glucan branching protein domain-containing protein, with the translated sequence MEKGLLSIILHAHLPFVRHPEHEYFLEENWFYEAITETYVPLINMFEGLEKDRVACRITMSLTPTLISMLRDGLLQDRYVRHIDKLIELANKEVERTRFQPEFNETALHYYWHFTQARETFVNRYGRDLTTAFKKFQDAGLLEIITCSATHAFLPLNHRTGASVRAQISTAVRQYEDVMGRRPAGIWLPECGYYPGVDSFLKEEGIRYFLVDTHGLLYASPRPKYGIFAPVYCPSGVAAFGRDVESSKQVWSAIEGYPGDADYREFYRDIGFDLDYDYIKPYISPDGLRVNTGIKYYRITGSNHKQPYVRSRAVEKAASHAGNFMYNREKQVEYLFEFLGRKPVIVAPYDAELYGHWWYEGPEFLNFLIRKVAFDQKTVRLATPSDYLREYPVNQVSTPSTSSWGYKGYAETWLNDTNGWIYKHLHKAALRMSELANRFKDQDPLKQRALNQAVRELFLAQSSDWAFIMHTGTMVPYAEKRTKDHILNFTKIYDDLMQNQVNESWLAELESRDNIFPKVDYHVFCGE
- a CDS encoding winged helix-turn-helix domain-containing protein is translated as MRDEYNAIGEAAGKIYRALEQGEQAVSKLQKASQVSDEALFNQALGWLAREEKVTFKAGKTPKVALCSAGAVR
- a CDS encoding DUF3536 domain-containing protein; translation: MTKPVCICFHGHFYQPPRENAWIEDIERQESAAPFHDWNERIYSECYLPGARARVIGHDGKIVDIVSNYEKMSFNFGPTLMSWIEIKHPDTYQAILQADRHSMKMHQGHGNAIAQAYNHVILPLANARDKKTQVHWGLREFRHRFGREAEAMWLPETACNEETLEALVEEGVKFILLEPHQAEEVKPLAGGEWRGVGSGQIDPRHAYRCFLKKDPSKHIDIFFYDGPISKSIGFESVLADAKHLMHRIEGAIVDHGHKPQLIHVATDGETYGHHKPFGERSLAYFLYTMAREKGYRVVNYGEYLEENPPAFQVRIKAGENGEGTSWSCAHGVKRWKEHCGCRGGGPGEWTQHWRKPLRDALDWLRDELAKVFEAQGAPYLKDVWEARDDYIHVILDRKPPVVKAFFTRHATHALARKDMTLCLQLLEMQRHAMLMYTSCGWFFTEISGIETVQILQYAARAMQLAQSVSGVNLEPQFLEKLALAKSNVEAYKDGRGVYEQLVKSSIATLEHIVSYYAIGSIFEDYYPHKENLDIYSFNLQVVQQRKESSGNVTLNIGRVKITSKVTLDEKDLIFVAVQIGLYDFRCSVKAFATDRELEKLDQELFDELHTGHIIELFKTLDHYFGEKYFALKDLLLEDRLRIITRLTREQIEKVSKFYERVYDENRKINEIYRSINLPIPSEFRYAAEHVLAKRLMEVLQQLSKQGFPIRRMTAANRIIDAAKSLNVEITKGQITEYLNAELRRTIQRFVQKPGTDLIQECLCIYKLSKRIGIELNPMDAQDDLFQRVRHWRENPQDIPPAIMPYANQFLQLMASLHLSTAELKKLMQKSMA
- a CDS encoding DUF4912 domain-containing protein, producing the protein MAPLRMKKTDKVKESQPAKKISAKTKPAARLQKKPEEKKLPVRRNLVAEARLKAALPSKPLRTPAKAAKETLTSPEIFGPAKSAPDAASVREIFKMPAELPANYGDNMIYLLVRDPYYLYTYWEIQKDHQERTLAKLGGNWADVRSILRIYDTSDKKSAASFFDIELQNMAVNWFINVEPGRNYVVEIGLLHKDGRFLALARSNEVATPRASVSDVLDEEWMGLDFEKLFALSGGFHAGRSSSEDVKEWLQKHIQAGISSGSGGSISSLSSPVKGKQRGFWFVLDCEVIVYGATEPDAAVTFQGRPVKLRPDGTFSFRFSLPDGKFVFDARAVSADGLEERVITPTVQRTTDRPAPVIKSEEKV
- a CDS encoding YceI family protein, which encodes MKKIFSIAFFVLILGLPASSQAATYNLDADHTTINFKVHHLISWVNGQFKQFEGTFDYEPGKPETWKAKATIQAASIDTGVAPRDKHLRSPEFFDVDQFPTLTFESTKATAVDDKHAKLEGNLTIHGVTKPVVLDVEILGEVKDPWGNQLAGFTATTTINRKDFGLTWNKTVETGQLLVGEDVQITIEVSGMKAGAEQAPAAS
- a CDS encoding diadenylate cyclase — encoded protein: MWDTLRQIGLAGLVDIGFMSLILYSVLVWIKRTRAAFVLTGIIIIFGVYLLSRQFNLVLTSTILENFFAIILVALVVIFQEELRHFFERVAVFSFNPRLRFQGRNQLSREETEILVRTLMDLAKERIGALVVLKGSDILARHLEGGIRLGGEISEALLKSIFDPHSIGHDGAVVVEKKKITQFSVYLPLTKNLRNLGKGGTRHAAALGLSELCDAMCLVVSEERGTISMARHGNISVVRNAEELAVIIERFYQETDPRKEPRPWQDFFKQNSQEKLVAFLLALAFWFVFAHGSEPSSRSLQIPVSTEKLSSPWSVEVMEPKEVELTFRGPRKAFYFWGHGKVRMSLGVRKEEGVHKIRLTPQNFSFPKDLVLESINPDEVRLNVDNTQTGKG